In the genome of Chloroflexota bacterium, the window GATATGGCGATGCCAGTCAAAGATGGCTGGACTGCAACCGCCGAATTGAAGGCTCAAAGCCGCTATTCACATATTCCGGTGATTGCGGTAACTGGGCATACTACCTATAACGAGCTATCACGCGCCACGGCGGCTGGCTGTATCGATCATCTCGAAAAGCCGATCGACTACGAAGTGCTTGTGCGCAAAGTGGCCCAATATCTAAAAAAAAATGAAAAACAATTGGCGCTAGGCGCTTAAGTTTCTTAATCAATAAGTACTTGCCCTGTCACGCTAGTGATGGGGCATTTGGCGTGTGCTCTGCTATACTAGGCCAATATCAACAGGAGGATCAATAATGGAACCAATTAGCATTGGGATTATTGGCGGCAGCGGGCTGTATGCGATGGAAGCCCTGACCGACCGCAGCGAAATACAACTTACAACCCCATTTGGCGACCCCAGCGATGCCGTGATTGTTGGCAATTTGGCTGGGCAACGCGTGGCATTTTTGCCGCGTCATGGCCGTGGACATCGCTTTACCCCTTCAGAAGTGCCCTATCGCGCCAATATTCATGCGCTCAAACAATTGGGCGTGCGTTTTATTCTTGGGGTTAGTGCGGTTGGAAGTCTGCGCGAAGAGTTGGTACCAGGCCATTTGGTTATTCCCAATCAAGCGATTGATCGTACCAAGGGCGTGCGGCCTGCGACCTTCTTTGGCGAGGGCATGGTAGCGCATGTGGCTTTTGGCGAGCCAGTTTGTCCGCATTTAAGTGCTTTAGTGAGCCAAGCTGCCCATGCTGCTAGCAATACAACCGTGCATGATGGTGGAACCTATTGCTGTATGGAAGGCCCACAGTTTTCGACGAAGGCTGAGTCGGAGCTTTATCGCAGTTGGGGTTGCTCGATTATTGGCATGACTTTATTGCCAGAAGCCAAACTTGCACGAGAAGCCGAAATTGCCTATGCCAATCTTTCGCTTGTTACCGATTACGATTGCTGGCATCCTGATCATGATAATGTCACGGCGGCGATGGTGGTTGAAACGATCAATCGCAATGTAACCGCAGCTCAATCGACAATTGCCGCATTAATTCCCTTGATTGATCCGACGGCAGTCTATCCAGCACATTCAGCATTGGCTCATGCCGTGATGACTGCTCCAGAAGCGATTCCTGCGGCAGCGCGTGAACGTTTGGCCTTGCTCTATCGTGGCTGATGCTGAACGATTGTTTGCGCCGATCGAGGTTGACGAAAACGATCGTTAAATACAAAACCAGCACCAATTGGTGCTGGTTTTGTGTACTTCCGGTTGAACCTAGTTCAAAGCGGTAGCGACGGTGTTGAGTTTGTTGTTGACGTTCTTGCCGAGCAAGGTCAAGACAGCGATAACAACGATAGCGATCAAGGCGAGGATCAAAGCGTATTCAACCAAGCCTTGGCCTTCTTCTTTAGCGAAAAATGAACGAAACATTGCGGTATCTCCTTACGAGAAAGAATATAATTACGATGTGTGCATAATATCCGACCTTGGTTGGAACGACAATAGGATGATAGTACTATCAACAGGGGGGACTAGGGTGCAGGTACGACTGCCACAACTCGTGTCCCCCGTCCTACCGTGCTTTCTATGCCCATTTGGCCACGTAAGAGCACTTCGGCCTGTTGGCGTAGGCTGGCAATCCCCATATTGCGTTTGCCCGTTGGGTCGTTGAGCGTTTCGGCCACATGAAAGCCCGCTCCATCATCCTCAATCGCAATTTGAATGCGGCTAGCATCAGCCTCAAGGATAATTCGGACATGTGAAGCATTGGCGTGGCGGTGCACATTATTCAGCGCTTCTTGGACAAAACGGAAAATTGTTACTTCATAATGACCAGGCAAGCGAGTTTCTAAACCTTGCACCATTAAATTGATTTCGATGTTGTTTTTATCACCAAACTCTTGGCTATAGCGCTTGAGGGTTGGTAACAACCCTAAATCATCAAGCGTCATCGGGCGTAAATCGAAGATAAAACGCCGCGTATCCTGCAACACGGTATTAATCGCCGTTTTGAGGCTGGCCATCTCCGAACGAGCTTGATTGGTATCGTGATCGAGGAAGCGTTCGCAAATTTCGGCTCGTAACACCAAGTTACTCATCGATTGCGCTGGGCCATCGTGCATTTGCAACGAAATCCGCAGGCGCTCCTTTTCTTGGGCTTGAATAATCGCGGCAATTTGTTCTTGTGGATTAACGTGTGGCAAGTTGGAAATGGTTGTTTCGGCCACAACGCTGACCTCATCGAGGCTTTGAATTAGTTTTTGCAGCGTATCTTGTTGTTCGCGCAGCACTTGTTGCTTTGTTTGCAGTTGCTCAACTTGGCTGCGCATCATCTGAACACGGGTTTGAACTTCTTGGGCCGAAGTGTAGAAATTTTTTATATCAACTTTTTCGTAGCGCTCGAAATTGACTTCCATATCGCGACGGCGACTGGAAACCGACATTTCACGTTGCGACATTTTATCGACTTCAGCTTGATTTTGGCGAACCAAGGCATCAAGTTCGGTCATTTGGCGACGAATGCGGTCTTGTTGGTCACGCAATTCTTTTAATAATGCGTCTTTGTCGGCTGCCATAAGCCCTCCAATTTGATGGTGGTGCGTGAATGAAATTATACTGGTGGCGATTTTACTGCGTCAATTATACCCAGCGACGCAGCACTAAAACGGCGTTGGAGCCACCAAACCCAAACGATTCTTTAACTGCGAGATTAATTGTTTGCTGGCGAGCACCTTCAACCACAAAATCCAAATCACAATCAGGATCGCCTGCTTGCCAATTGATCGTTGGTGGTAGCACTTGATCGCGTAAAGCTAAGATCGTCGCGACTGCTTCGAGCGCTGAGCTTGCGCCCATCGCATGGCCGGTTGCGCCTTTGATTGCCGAAATTGGCACTTGCTTGGCGCGTGTGCCAAAAACGGCTTTGATGGTTGCGGCTTCGGCGGCATCGCCCAGCTTGGTGCCAGTGGCATGGGCATTAATATAATCGACATCGTGAATGCTAATTTGGGCACGCTGTAATGCTTTGGTTAATGTTAATGTTTGGTGTTCTAAATCGGGCGCGACAATGCTGCCACTAGCAGTTGTTGCGGCTGAGGCCACGATCTCGGCTAAAATAGATGCATTGCGGGCTTGGGCATGCTCCAAACTTTCGAGCACAAACGCGCCTGCCCCTTCCGCCAACACTAAACCATTG includes:
- a CDS encoding response regulator, with translation MGMILVVDDNGDNRFLLQQMLSLNGYSVISAVNGQDALDKVHNTTPDLVLMDMAMPVKDGWTATAELKAQSRYSHIPVIAVTGHTTYNELSRATAAGCIDHLEKPIDYEVLVRKVAQYLKKNEKQLALGA
- the mtnP gene encoding S-methyl-5'-thioadenosine phosphorylase, producing MEPISIGIIGGSGLYAMEALTDRSEIQLTTPFGDPSDAVIVGNLAGQRVAFLPRHGRGHRFTPSEVPYRANIHALKQLGVRFILGVSAVGSLREELVPGHLVIPNQAIDRTKGVRPATFFGEGMVAHVAFGEPVCPHLSALVSQAAHAASNTTVHDGGTYCCMEGPQFSTKAESELYRSWGCSIIGMTLLPEAKLAREAEIAYANLSLVTDYDCWHPDHDNVTAAMVVETINRNVTAAQSTIAALIPLIDPTAVYPAHSALAHAVMTAPEAIPAAARERLALLYRG
- a CDS encoding Flp family type IVb pilin, translating into MFRSFFAKEEGQGLVEYALILALIAIVVIAVLTLLGKNVNNKLNTVATALN
- a CDS encoding histidine kinase; the encoded protein is MAADKDALLKELRDQQDRIRRQMTELDALVRQNQAEVDKMSQREMSVSSRRRDMEVNFERYEKVDIKNFYTSAQEVQTRVQMMRSQVEQLQTKQQVLREQQDTLQKLIQSLDEVSVVAETTISNLPHVNPQEQIAAIIQAQEKERLRISLQMHDGPAQSMSNLVLRAEICERFLDHDTNQARSEMASLKTAINTVLQDTRRFIFDLRPMTLDDLGLLPTLKRYSQEFGDKNNIEINLMVQGLETRLPGHYEVTIFRFVQEALNNVHRHANASHVRIILEADASRIQIAIEDDGAGFHVAETLNDPTGKRNMGIASLRQQAEVLLRGQMGIESTVGRGTRVVAVVPAP